The genomic window GCTGAACTGCATGATCATTGTGCGCGCCATCAAGAACAATCATTGGTTCATCATTTATTTTTTCCATTCTCGCCGGCCATTGTGCCTTCAACAATCCTTGCCGTATCGTTCGAGCTTGAAATGGCTGACCTGTGAGTTGACAATACACATAAAATAACTCGATCGCCACCCCAGCATTTTCTGTCTGGTGCTGCCCTAATAATGGTGTTTTCAGCTTTTCTATTTTTCCGTTCTCCCCTGTAAACGAAAAAACCTCTCCCCATTCTTTATCAAAATGAAGGTATTTAACCGTATAGGCCTCATCAAAATGATAGACAGGCGCTGACATTTTTTTCGCCTGCGCATCAATAACAGCTAATGCTTCCTTCTCAATTTTTCCAGTAACAACGGGAATCTTTTCTTTGATGATGCCAGCCTTTTGAAAAGCAATCTCTTCTATTGTTTCTCCTAAAATATCAGTATGATCCATTCCAATAGTTGTAATTGCCGTTAACATCGGCTCAACAACATTCGTACTATCCATTAACCCGCCCAGCCCGACTTCAATGATTGCTACATCCACTTTTTTATCCAAGAAAAACTCGAATGCCATAGCTGTTAATGTTTCGAACTCTGTGATTCCGCTGATTGCCTCTTCTTTATCCATTTCCTCAACTAAAGGACGATATTTCTCCACATAATGAATCAATTCTGCATCTGCGATTCCCTGTCCATCTACTGCAAGCCTCTCATTAAAGGCTTCTATGTAAGGAGACGTAAAGGTTCCAACGTTTAGACCTGCTTCCTCTAGCAAGCAACGCAAGTAGGTTACCGTTGACCCTTTTCCATTTGTGCCAGCTACATGAATCGTCGGCACTTTCTTCTGTGGTTCGTCTACACGCTCTAATAATGCCACTACTCGTTCCAGCCCTGGTCTTGAACCAAACGGCAAGCGGCTGTGTATCCATTCGATTGCTTCTTCTACTTTCATCGACATCTTCGTCACCTCGCACTTCTTATTATAGCGAAAGCCATCCTTGATTTCACTAATAAAGATAGTTTACTGAAAGAAACGATAAAAGAAGCCACTTTATTCTCACTTTAAATCAGCGGCAGTGCATACAAAAACTTTCTCTCATAAAAATGATTTTTAAAGAATCTGTTAAGTTCTAGACGAAAAACAGCAATGTCTCTTTGTCTTGCTATATTTAGAAAGGCGGTATGATAAAATAACAGATGTCAATATACGTCATGCGTACACTACTAATTGATACAATGAATACTTACATTAAAACCAGCTAAATTTTGCAGAAAATTTCCGTAGTATGCTACACTACACTTACTAGGAAGCAACTCCCGCCAGTCAATGGTTGAAAATACTTTGTTTCTCTGTTACTCCATAGTCATACTTTAACTAGAAAATACACACTTTTGCTTGAAATTATTTGGAAACTACTAATAAAAATGGTTATTACGAGGTGAGAACATGAATAAAAAGAAAACCGGCCTGCTTATAGGGAGCTTTTTGATCCCATTTACTATCGTGATTGTTATTTGGTCACTTCTAGGCGTCGCTCCTTTTGGAGACAATAATCTATTGGCAAGCGATTTAGGCAGTCAATACCTACCTTTTTTAAATAACTTTAAACGATTCGTTGAAGAAGGTACGCTAACCTTTTATTCTTTTACTAATGGGATCGGAGATACGATTTTTCCACTGAGCTCTTATTATTTACTCAGTCCTTTCAACATACTCGCTTTGTTCTTTTCTTATGAAGAATTGCCAATCGCTATTGTCTGGATCATCACGCTTAAAATTACTTGTATTGGCGGCTCCATGTTCTACTATCTGAAAAAAACCTATACAGATGTCTCGGCATTTACATGGATTTTTTCCACAGCCTTCAGCCTTTGTGGCTTCGTCGCAGCCTACAGCATTAATTTTATGTGGTTGGATATCCTGATTCTATTGCCCTTATTAGCGATCGGTCTTCAAAAACTTTGGTATGAAAAAAAGGTCACGCTTTATGTCGCGATTCTGTTTCTATCCATCTTTACGAATTATTACATGGGCTATATGGTCTGTATTTTTGCTGTTGGCTACAGCATCTACTTATACATCAAACAAAGCGCCGCACCATCGATCAAAGGATTTATCCAAGAAGGAAAAATTTTCTTTATCTCGTCTTTGTTTTCGGGTATATCCACAAGCTTCATTTTATTGCCTGCACTGGAAGGAATGTTGCAGACAAAGAAAACCGATTTCAATCTCTCAACATTTATGCCTTTGCCAAAATTCGGACCGTCCTTCTTCTCTCAATTCGGTATCGGAACCGTTGATTTTGATTTACGTCTTTCGCATTTACCTACAGTATTCTCAGGTATCTTAATCCTGTTATTATTTCTAACCTATTTTATGTTAGATTCGATTCCTAAAAAAGAGAAAAAACTGACGCTCTTTTTGGTTCTCTTTCTCTTTGCAAGCTTCTGGTTGGAGCTGATCAATACAATCTGGCATATGTTTCAAAGTCCGGCAGGCTTCCCTTATCGTAACACATTTATCTTCAGTTTTTTGATTATCAAGTTTGCATATGAAGCCTTTTTACGATTGAAGGATGGAGAGAAGCTACCCTTAAAGGCACCGATTGTTTACACTCTCTGTCTGGGTGCGGGATATATTTTCCTTGGTTTCTTCTATCAAGAATTCGTTTTATCCTATAGTTACGCAGCAATCAGTCTGCTGCTCATTTGGCTCTATTACTATTTATTCAATCACAGAAAAATGAACGAAGAACAACATCCCCAGAAAAAATATGTAAGTATTCTGCTGTGCTTGCTGGTATTTGCTGAGCTTGGAGGAAACTATTGGATTTCTCTTAAGGCAATCCCATTCGGTAATCAGTCAGCATTTGAACGTACTTACAAAGAGCAAGAACAAGCCTTAGCTATTATAGAAGGAGAGGATCTGTTTCGAATCAAGCAAACGATCGTCTCTGAAGATGCAGGCTATGCCGAGAAGAACAACGGATATAACGATTCGATTCTTTATGGTTACGCCGGAATTTCAAGCTACACCTCTACTTTACATTCAGAAACGCAGGATAGCTTGAATGCTTTGGGGCTTTATCAAAAAAATGATCGACGGATCGGCTATGTGGATGATTCTCAGGTGGTAAATTTTCTTCTAAATGTTCCTTATCAGCTCTCACCAACTGAAAATAACTTTAGAGAAACTGTCGATACCGTTGGGAACACAACGATTTACAAAAATAATGAAGCGATCGGTATGGGATTTCTTGTTCCACAGGAATTTTCTGAGGTCGATCTGATTACAGACAAGCCGCTCAAAAATCAAGAAGAGCTACTCCAAGCAATCAAATCGAATCCTGATAACTATTTTAAAACAACAAAAAAAATATCCGAACAAGTAGCAGAGGATAAAAAGAGCTATGAGCTTAATATGACGCCAACTGCTGATGGCGAAGTGTACTTTCACCTACCAAAAATGCGTTGGTCATCTATAGAAAGCTTTACCATTAATGGCAAAGTAATCAAGCCTAATGTCTATATTAAAACCAATCAGCTCTTTAATTTGGGCTATTTCAAAAAAGATGAACCTATCCAATTGGTGCTTACCAGTAAGAAAAACTTAAAGCTACAAAGTATGGAGTTGGCTACCTTAGATCAGGCTGCCTTTGATTCATTGGTTGATACACAGAAACGAAAAGCCATTGATCTACGTTGGACGAAAAAGGGCGAGCTGTTTGGAAATATCTCTGTCAAACAAGAGAAACAGTTATTGTACCTTTCTGTTCCTTATGATGAAAACTGGTTGATCAAAGTAAATGGTGAAAAAGTAGAGCAAGTCAAAGTGGTCGGCAATCTCATGGCCATCCCCTTGAAAGAAGGAACCTACTCGATTGCGATGGTCTATCAATCTGTCAGCTTCTATACTGGCGGTCTGATCACACTCTCTACACTTGTCGGCTTCGTGCTTTTCAAATACTGGCTGCGTGTAAAGAAAAAAAGAGAAATGCAGAAGTGCTGACGCACGATAAAAAAAATAGAGGGAACAGGATTTTAGTGTCACCCTGTTCCCTCTATTTTTTAATACGATTATCCGATTGTTTTCAGCTGTTCGATTCTTTCACGGACAGTTTTTTGTTTTTCCAAGTAGTCTTTTTCTTTTTCCTTCTCTGCTTCTACCACATCATCTGGTGCATTTGAAACAAAGCGTTCATTAGACAGTTTACCTTGTACTCGCTTCACTTCCTGATCCCACTTAGCCAGCTCTTTTTCTAAGCGAGCAATTTCTTCTTCGATGTTGATCAACCCTGCAAGAGGCAGATAAATTTCTACGCCCGTCAAGATGGCCGACATCGCTAATTCAGGAGGAGTGATATCTCCACTAATTGTCAGTTCTTCCGGATTACAGAAGCGCTCAATATAGTTTTTATTCGTAATTAGGAAACGGTCGATCGCAGGATCTGTTGTTTTGATCAACAACGTGATCGGCTTAGACAATGGTGTATTTACTTCTGCACGAATATTTCGAACAGAACGAATCACTTCTTTCAATACTTCCATCCCTTGTGCCGCTTCTTCATCGGAATATTCTGACTGAACCACTGGATAATCCGCTACGACTAACGATACGCCTTCATGAGGGATTTTCTCCCAGATTTCTTCCGTCACAAACGGCATGATTGGATGTAACAGACGTAAAATATTATCCAGAACATGAACAAGAATACTCTTCGTCGTTTGCTTCGCTGCTTCATCTTCTCCATAAAGGATTTCTTTACTCATTTCGATATACCAATCACAGAAATCGTCCCAGATAAAGTTATACAACTGACGACCTGCCTCCCCAAATTCAAAACGGTCAAATAGCTCTGTTACGCGTTCGATTGTTTCGTTCAAGCGTGTCAATATCCAGCGATCTGCAACTGATTTCTCCCCACTGAAGTCAATATCTTTCACAGTCATCCCTTCGATATTCATGATAACAAAGCGACTGGCATTCCAGATTTTATTGATGAAGTTCCACGCTGCATCCATTTTCTCATAGCTAAAACGAACATCCTGCCCCGGTGCTGAACCATTCGATAAAAACCATCGTAAAGCATCCGCGCCATATTTTTCAATGACATCCATTGGATCGATCCCATTGCCAAGCGATTTACTCATCTTACGGCCCTGTTCATCACGAATCAAACCGTGGATCAAAGCGTACTGGAATGGGCGCTCCCCTGTAAACTCAAGACTTTGGAAGATCATCCGGCTTACCCAGAAGAAAATGATGTCATAGGCTGTGACTAATGTGCTTGTTGGGAAGTAACGCTGATAGTCACTGCTTGCTTCATCCGGCCAACCCATTGTTGAAAATGGCCATAGCGCCGAGCTGAACCAAGTGTCCAATACATCGCTGTCCTGAGTCCAGTTTTCACTATCTGCCGGAGCCTCCAGTCCAACATACATTTCCCCAGTTTCATTATGGTACCACGCTGGGATTTGATGTCCCCACCACAATTGACGTGAAATTACCCAGTCATGAACATTCTCCATCCAACGGACAAATGTGTTATTGAATCGCTCAGGGAAAAATTCTACAGCGTTATCTGATTGTTGATTTTTGATGGCTTCTTCTGCTAGCGGCTGCATTTTAACAAACCATTGTGTCGATAAACGCGGCTCTACGACAACGCCTGTACGCTCTGAATGGCCAACGCTATGATTCATTTTTTCGATTTTAATCAAACGACCCATTTCCTTCAAATCAGAAACAATCAGTTTACGTGCCGCAAAACGATCCATTCCGGCATATTTCCCTGCCAGCTCGTTCATGCTGCCGTCATCATTCATCACATTTACTCTTGGCAGATCGTGACGATTTCCCACTTCAAAGTCGTTCGGATCATGAGCTGGTGTAATTTTCACAACGCCTGTCCCAAACTCCATGTCTACATACTCATCTGCAATAATCGGTATCTCTTTATTCATTAATGGCAACGTTACAGTCTGACCGATCAACTCTTGATAACGCTCATCATCAGGGTGAACCGCAATCGCTGTATCTCCAAGCATCGTTTCTGGACGAGTCGTTGCGATTTCCACTACTCCTGAACCATCCGTCAACGGATAGCTCATATGATAAAACGCACCTTCAATATCCTTATGGATTACTTCAATATCAGATAAGGCTGTTCTAGCCTTCGGGTCCCAGTTGATAATGTATTCCCCGCGATAAATCAAGTCCTTTTCATAGAGCTTTACAAAAACCTTGCGTACCGCATCAGATAGCCCGTCATCCAAGGTAAAGCGTTCGCGACTATAATCTAATGACAAGCCCATTTTTGCCCATTGTTCACGGATATGAGAAGCATATTCCTCTTTCCATTCCCATACCTGTTCCACAAATTTTTCACGCCCTAGATCATAACGAGAAATCCCCTGTTCAGCCAACTTCTCTTCTACCTTTGCCTGTGTCGCAATTCCGGCGTGGTCCATTCCCGGCAGCCATAAGGTATCATAGCCTTGCATTCTCTTTTGACGAATGATGATGTCCTGTAATGCAGTATCCCAAGCATGGCCTAAATGAAGCTTTCCAGTAACATTTGGTGGTGGAATAACGATTGAATAAGGTTTTGCCTCCTTATTTCCATTAGGCTTGAATAAGTCTTGATCCAACCACTTCTGATACCTGCCTTGTTCGATTTCAGTTGGTTGATATTTTGTGGGTAAATTATTTTCTTCCGGCATCTCTATCTCCTTCTTTCTTTTCCTGCTCTATCAAATTTGGGTAATAAAAAAAGTCCTAAAACAGCAACAGTTGCTGTTTTAGGACGTAAATACTACGCGGTACCACCTAATTTGTAATTGATCAAATAAATCAATTACCTCTTCATTCAACGTGAGATAACGATCACGACTCGAACCACCCTACTGAAAATTGTTCAAATGATTGACTCACAAGCTACCTTCCTGTCAGGATCGTAAAATCTTTCACCAGCCGATTTTCTCTCTAAAAATCCCGCTGACAGTACTCCTCTTGCTCTCTGTCTATTTTATTAAACGGTGCGTGTTCAAAATATGTCTTTCAATGAACAATAAGACACCCCGTTGAATTCCTATAACGCATTTTACAATGAAGCCATCAGATTGTCAATTTCCGTTTGTTCAACGTAATGCTTTTGCCTTTTCTAACGCTTCGTTATAATCAGGTTCTTCTGAAATTTCCGGGCTGATTCTTTCGTAAACCAGCACACCTTCTTTATCAATAACAAAAATTGCTCGAGCCAAGTGTCCCATTTCAGGAATAAACAGACCATATGCCTCTCCAAATGTGTTCGCCTCATCACGAAGCATCTCCATGTCAACACCTTCAGCCGCGCACCAATTGCTTTGCTCTTCTTTGCTATTATTTGAAATCGTCAAGAATGATACACCATCAACAGCACCAGCTTCCTGATTGAAGCGTTTTGTCTGCAATGAACAAATCCTAGTGTCAATATCCGGAACCACGCTGATTAGGACCGGCTGTCCTTTAAGCGCGGAAAGACTGATTGTCTGATCCTCCAGGTTTTTCAACGTAAATTCAGGTGCTAAACTTCCTATCTCCGGTTGTTGTCCTGCTAATTCTAATGCTTGCCCTTTTCTTGTTACGATCATAATAAGCTCCTCCTATATTCCACATCATATAAATCCTACTTTATTTTCCTACTGCCATAACGCTATTTCACTCAACATAATCAAACGAGCGTTTGCTTAATAGGATTCATAATTAAGTATAGTGGAACCATTTTCAGAACTCAAAGAAACTGCCTACTTTGAAAACGCCGTATCAAAGTAAATCAACGTCTGTAATTCTGTTGTTAGATCAATGTATTGTACGTTAACATGGTTGGGAACTGTCACTCTGTCCGGTGCAAAATTCAGGATTGCAGTAATTCCGGCATCAACAATTTCATCGATCGCCTTTTGTGCATACTTGCTGGGAACCGTAGAAATTGCTACTGTCACACCATTTTCTTCGATCATCTTCCTCAGCTGATCCATCGGCTGCACACAGATGTCATTCACTTGTTCCCCAACAATTTGTTCATCACTATCGAAGGCGCAAACAATATTCAGGTTTTCGTTCCGTCTAAAATTGTTCCTAATTAACGCTCGACCAAGATTCCCGCAGCCAATCAACGCAATTCGTTTTTCCTCTTGCGTATTCAAAATATTACTGAATACTTCAATCAGATAAGGAACATCATAGCCATAACCGCTTCTACCAAGCTCACCCAAGTGAGAAAAATCTCTACGGATTGTCGCCGGTGGAATTTGGACGATTTCACTGAATTCTCTGGACTTGATTCGGACAACACTCGAATCGTCGAGCATCTTCAAATAGCGCAAATATAATGGTAGGCGTTTAGCTGTTGCTTTAGGTATTTTCTTTTCATTTGCCAATATTTCCATTTTACTTCTCCTTGTTAATTATTTCACATTCTAGTGTACCATCTGCCGAAGAATACAGCAATCACTTTGTGAAAAAAAGTGATTTTCTTTACAAAAAAGACAATTTCATTAGAAAAATCCTCATTAACAGTTGAAACATTTCGCTGAAGAATGACTGTAAAAAAACAAAGAACTGAGGGAAATATTTCCCTCAGTTCTTGTTTTTGTCTACCTAAAGCAAATCAGAAAAATCTTCCTCGGTTTCTGTCTGACTATCTGCTGTTATTTCACTAACTTTAATCCCGGCGAGCGCACGAGCCATCAATCCTTCCAGATCAAGACGTGCTTCATAAGCTTGTGTCTTTTCCAGCTTTGGCCTTGTTTTTGGTTGAGGCGGTGCAAAAATCGTACAGCAATCTTCAAAAGGCTGAATTGCCAGTTCAAAGGTATCGATTCGTTCAGCAATCTCAATAATTTCATTCTTATCCATTGAAACAACAGGACGAATAATTGGTGTGCTAGTGACTTCATTAATTGCTACCATACTTTGCAAGGTTTGAGATGCAACCTGTCCTAAAGATTCACCGTTAATAATCACCAAACCATTTCGTTGTTCTCTCAGCGCATCTGTCAAGCGAAGCATCAATCTGCGCGTCACAGTCATCAAGTATCCTTGAGGCACTACTCGTTTAATTTCTTCCTGAATTTCAGTGAATGGCACTTCGATAAACTGAACACTTCCTGAGTATGGTGCCAGCTTTCCAGCCAAATCCTTTGCCTTTTG from Enterococcus sp. 9E7_DIV0242 includes these protein-coding regions:
- a CDS encoding bifunctional folylpolyglutamate synthase/dihydrofolate synthase — translated: MSMKVEEAIEWIHSRLPFGSRPGLERVVALLERVDEPQKKVPTIHVAGTNGKGSTVTYLRCLLEEAGLNVGTFTSPYIEAFNERLAVDGQGIADAELIHYVEKYRPLVEEMDKEEAISGITEFETLTAMAFEFFLDKKVDVAIIEVGLGGLMDSTNVVEPMLTAITTIGMDHTDILGETIEEIAFQKAGIIKEKIPVVTGKIEKEALAVIDAQAKKMSAPVYHFDEAYTVKYLHFDKEWGEVFSFTGENGKIEKLKTPLLGQHQTENAGVAIELFYVYCQLTGQPFQARTIRQGLLKAQWPARMEKINDEPMIVLDGAHNDHAVQRLADNLKKEFKGRTIHILFSSLSTKNVDQMIQLLKRVPNVHLYLTTFDYPRAVELSTLEKYADKKTEIVSLWQFGLGEILEKMGSEDMLLVTGSLYFVSQVRELLLTIGGSNEKI
- a CDS encoding YfhO family protein, with protein sequence MNKKKTGLLIGSFLIPFTIVIVIWSLLGVAPFGDNNLLASDLGSQYLPFLNNFKRFVEEGTLTFYSFTNGIGDTIFPLSSYYLLSPFNILALFFSYEELPIAIVWIITLKITCIGGSMFYYLKKTYTDVSAFTWIFSTAFSLCGFVAAYSINFMWLDILILLPLLAIGLQKLWYEKKVTLYVAILFLSIFTNYYMGYMVCIFAVGYSIYLYIKQSAAPSIKGFIQEGKIFFISSLFSGISTSFILLPALEGMLQTKKTDFNLSTFMPLPKFGPSFFSQFGIGTVDFDLRLSHLPTVFSGILILLLFLTYFMLDSIPKKEKKLTLFLVLFLFASFWLELINTIWHMFQSPAGFPYRNTFIFSFLIIKFAYEAFLRLKDGEKLPLKAPIVYTLCLGAGYIFLGFFYQEFVLSYSYAAISLLLIWLYYYLFNHRKMNEEQHPQKKYVSILLCLLVFAELGGNYWISLKAIPFGNQSAFERTYKEQEQALAIIEGEDLFRIKQTIVSEDAGYAEKNNGYNDSILYGYAGISSYTSTLHSETQDSLNALGLYQKNDRRIGYVDDSQVVNFLLNVPYQLSPTENNFRETVDTVGNTTIYKNNEAIGMGFLVPQEFSEVDLITDKPLKNQEELLQAIKSNPDNYFKTTKKISEQVAEDKKSYELNMTPTADGEVYFHLPKMRWSSIESFTINGKVIKPNVYIKTNQLFNLGYFKKDEPIQLVLTSKKNLKLQSMELATLDQAAFDSLVDTQKRKAIDLRWTKKGELFGNISVKQEKQLLYLSVPYDENWLIKVNGEKVEQVKVVGNLMAIPLKEGTYSIAMVYQSVSFYTGGLITLSTLVGFVLFKYWLRVKKKREMQKC
- a CDS encoding valine--tRNA ligase — encoded protein: MPEENNLPTKYQPTEIEQGRYQKWLDQDLFKPNGNKEAKPYSIVIPPPNVTGKLHLGHAWDTALQDIIIRQKRMQGYDTLWLPGMDHAGIATQAKVEEKLAEQGISRYDLGREKFVEQVWEWKEEYASHIREQWAKMGLSLDYSRERFTLDDGLSDAVRKVFVKLYEKDLIYRGEYIINWDPKARTALSDIEVIHKDIEGAFYHMSYPLTDGSGVVEIATTRPETMLGDTAIAVHPDDERYQELIGQTVTLPLMNKEIPIIADEYVDMEFGTGVVKITPAHDPNDFEVGNRHDLPRVNVMNDDGSMNELAGKYAGMDRFAARKLIVSDLKEMGRLIKIEKMNHSVGHSERTGVVVEPRLSTQWFVKMQPLAEEAIKNQQSDNAVEFFPERFNNTFVRWMENVHDWVISRQLWWGHQIPAWYHNETGEMYVGLEAPADSENWTQDSDVLDTWFSSALWPFSTMGWPDEASSDYQRYFPTSTLVTAYDIIFFWVSRMIFQSLEFTGERPFQYALIHGLIRDEQGRKMSKSLGNGIDPMDVIEKYGADALRWFLSNGSAPGQDVRFSYEKMDAAWNFINKIWNASRFVIMNIEGMTVKDIDFSGEKSVADRWILTRLNETIERVTELFDRFEFGEAGRQLYNFIWDDFCDWYIEMSKEILYGEDEAAKQTTKSILVHVLDNILRLLHPIMPFVTEEIWEKIPHEGVSLVVADYPVVQSEYSDEEAAQGMEVLKEVIRSVRNIRAEVNTPLSKPITLLIKTTDPAIDRFLITNKNYIERFCNPEELTISGDITPPELAMSAILTGVEIYLPLAGLINIEEEIARLEKELAKWDQEVKRVQGKLSNERFVSNAPDDVVEAEKEKEKDYLEKQKTVRERIEQLKTIG
- the tpx gene encoding thiol peroxidase, which encodes MIVTRKGQALELAGQQPEIGSLAPEFTLKNLEDQTISLSALKGQPVLISVVPDIDTRICSLQTKRFNQEAGAVDGVSFLTISNNSKEEQSNWCAAEGVDMEMLRDEANTFGEAYGLFIPEMGHLARAIFVIDKEGVLVYERISPEISEEPDYNEALEKAKALR
- a CDS encoding redox-sensing transcriptional repressor Rex translates to MEILANEKKIPKATAKRLPLYLRYLKMLDDSSVVRIKSREFSEIVQIPPATIRRDFSHLGELGRSGYGYDVPYLIEVFSNILNTQEEKRIALIGCGNLGRALIRNNFRRNENLNIVCAFDSDEQIVGEQVNDICVQPMDQLRKMIEENGVTVAISTVPSKYAQKAIDEIVDAGITAILNFAPDRVTVPNHVNVQYIDLTTELQTLIYFDTAFSK